In candidate division KSB1 bacterium, a single window of DNA contains:
- a CDS encoding stage 0 sporulation protein: MMLDVLEIEFKGRRKEFAANPMQFPFAVGEPAIVDVERGLDLGKISHLGWRGGMQGSDNLPYRVLRRATTADLRVLDQNRDRELEAKRGARKKVGEHHLDMKVVDVELQWDGRKMTFYFTAEGRVDFRELVKDLATTFRTRIDLRQIGARDETKRTNGYGICGRPLCCATFLSEFKPITTQMPRDQFLPLNPSKLSGVCGRLKCCLRYELDVYRDFQRSCPKVGHPVKDESKQEGVIDKLDVMREQIQIRFGDGTVDKYSREEFLQISNWKPEMPRSECICTCGRKPATALPKPQAVKSQIETAPESVEGAEKITLLAGGGLGMQAQDGSGEVRFGQNVDATPKSAEPTKKKRRRRRKKKPGSGAVGGAATGPAPAQAGTETDDDDDGDEE; encoded by the coding sequence ATGATGCTTGATGTCCTCGAAATAGAATTCAAGGGTCGGCGCAAGGAATTTGCGGCGAATCCCATGCAGTTTCCCTTCGCCGTCGGCGAACCCGCGATTGTGGATGTGGAGCGGGGGCTGGACTTGGGCAAGATCAGCCACCTGGGCTGGCGTGGCGGGATGCAGGGCAGTGACAATCTGCCCTACCGCGTGTTACGCCGCGCCACAACGGCAGACCTTCGGGTACTCGATCAGAATCGGGACCGCGAGCTCGAGGCCAAACGCGGCGCCCGTAAGAAGGTCGGCGAGCACCACTTGGACATGAAGGTCGTCGATGTCGAGCTGCAGTGGGATGGCCGCAAGATGACGTTTTACTTCACAGCCGAGGGGCGGGTGGATTTCCGGGAATTGGTCAAGGACTTGGCCACGACATTCCGGACCCGGATTGATCTGCGCCAGATCGGGGCGCGGGATGAGACGAAGCGCACCAACGGGTACGGGATTTGCGGACGTCCCCTATGCTGTGCCACGTTTCTGAGCGAGTTCAAACCGATCACGACGCAGATGCCGCGGGACCAGTTCCTGCCGCTGAATCCGTCGAAACTCTCGGGGGTGTGCGGCCGCCTCAAGTGCTGTTTGCGCTACGAGTTAGACGTATATCGCGACTTCCAGCGCTCGTGTCCCAAGGTTGGCCATCCCGTCAAGGACGAGTCCAAGCAGGAAGGTGTGATCGACAAGCTTGACGTGATGCGCGAGCAGATTCAGATTCGCTTCGGCGATGGCACGGTTGACAAGTACTCCCGCGAGGAGTTCTTGCAGATTTCAAACTGGAAGCCCGAGATGCCGCGGTCGGAGTGCATTTGCACTTGTGGTCGCAAGCCGGCGACGGCGTTGCCTAAACCTCAGGCCGTCAAGAGCCAGATCGAAACGGCACCGGAAAGCGTCGAGGGTGCGGAGAAGATCACGTTGTTGGCCGGGGGCGGTCTTGGCATGCAGGCACAGGATGGCAGCGGCGAGGTACGTTTCGGCCAGAACGTGGATGCGACGCCGAAGAGCGCGGAACCGACAAAAAAGAAGCGGCGCCGTCGTCGCAAGAAGAAGCCCGGCTCGGGAGCCGTCGGTGGCGCCGCCACGGGACCTGCTCCGGCGCAGGCCGGCACCGAAACGGACGACGATGACGACGGAGACGAGGAATAG
- a CDS encoding peptidoglycan DD-metalloendopeptidase family protein, translating into MWSILLIAVTYLFTISSGGCAESGTSTGLLAVPSHTLDSLRAAVARLDNELELGRRHETDLLGRLDLAEQRFSLHDQLLREQRRLVKDLRDSIETMEAEIVRREDDLTVLGSSILVYDDRRREIGESMSHTMLTDRRLATWTSLEFLLGSDSWLELMNRRLVIRRIQSAQDAEIRAAKLAMDTLIDAESQVLERTTALKWRKDQLAARRLDAESIERNYSIDAAGLLRGRSELKSQISSVKNDRELLEGRREEIIAAQAAIQDLIERISRGEPISGVPLSMLKGLLPWPVSGRVVGKFGLQKNAELATVTENPGIELAASPDAEVLSVAEGRVSSVSWLRGFGNVCIVEHPGSFYTVYARLGQVRVAANEMLKPGQSIGYPGFDPAAEDYRVHFEVWSGRDKKDPLEWLQPR; encoded by the coding sequence ATGTGGTCAATTCTGCTGATTGCCGTAACATATTTATTTACAATATCTTCTGGCGGTTGTGCGGAATCCGGCACGAGTACGGGCTTGCTGGCCGTTCCGTCTCACACGCTGGACTCCCTGCGGGCGGCGGTAGCCCGACTGGACAACGAGCTGGAACTAGGTCGGAGGCACGAGACGGACTTGCTGGGGCGCCTCGACCTCGCCGAGCAGCGATTCAGCCTCCACGATCAATTACTGCGCGAACAACGCCGTCTGGTCAAGGACTTGCGCGATAGCATCGAGACGATGGAGGCGGAGATCGTGCGTCGCGAGGACGACCTGACTGTTTTGGGCAGTTCGATTCTGGTTTACGATGATCGTCGTCGCGAAATCGGCGAATCGATGTCGCACACGATGTTGACCGACCGTCGGCTGGCGACGTGGACTTCGCTGGAGTTTTTGTTGGGATCAGACAGTTGGCTCGAACTGATGAATCGGAGGCTGGTCATCCGGAGGATTCAGTCGGCTCAGGATGCGGAGATTCGCGCGGCCAAGTTAGCGATGGACACGCTCATTGACGCGGAATCGCAGGTGTTGGAGCGGACGACTGCGCTCAAGTGGCGGAAGGACCAGCTCGCGGCGAGGCGGCTTGACGCAGAATCCATCGAGCGGAACTACTCCATCGACGCGGCCGGTCTCCTGCGTGGCCGCAGCGAGCTGAAGTCGCAGATCAGCAGCGTGAAGAACGATCGCGAGTTGCTTGAGGGGCGACGGGAGGAGATCATCGCGGCGCAGGCTGCTATTCAGGACCTGATCGAGCGGATTTCGCGGGGGGAGCCGATTTCCGGAGTTCCGCTCAGCATGTTGAAAGGTCTCTTACCGTGGCCGGTGAGCGGCAGAGTGGTCGGGAAATTCGGGTTGCAGAAGAACGCGGAGCTTGCTACGGTCACAGAGAATCCGGGGATCGAGCTGGCGGCGAGTCCGGATGCCGAAGTCCTGTCGGTTGCCGAAGGGCGGGTATCTTCAGTCAGTTGGCTGCGGGGGTTCGGCAATGTGTGCATCGTGGAGCACCCGGGCTCGTTTTACACGGTTTATGCGCGGCTCGGCCAAGTGCGAGTTGCCGCTAATGAAATGCTCAAGCCGGGGCAGTCCATCGGATATCCGGGTTTCGATCCGGCCGCTGAAGACTATCGCGTGCATTTCGAAGTATGGTCCGGTCGCGACAAGAAGGATCCGCTGGAATGGCTGCAGCCGCGGTAG
- a CDS encoding T9SS type A sorting domain-containing protein, whose product MSLIAALSLILSAASLWAAPYACQLAKSATREHDASRRTLDADSLHGYDMLSLDLDYSVTAEAVPMTGIATVQLLCRESMDDIPFNAEGTQILSVTEGDAYLPFVHGNDTVWVERPAEPGDTLRLSFMLSVPGSWEHSEVGFHWGVSYYTFGEPYGSRRWYPCWDQPYDKFDRIRTAVEHPDDWSLASNGVRVETTYPAPGRRRDVYEHDHPISTYLVMMAAGPYAERYETVNGVDYRYFTWRADSMKAAYDWERTPQMVQAFSERYGAYPFREYGMVEAELFYGWGAMEHQTFTTMGYHLLDSVRTYEGIVAHELSHQWFGDHLSPVDFRHIWLNEGFATFCDVLWSEVSEDRAAYLTKLALFAEHYFAEDRQFRYASYDPPPQYLFGTCEYQKPAWMLHMLREQLLGDSLFYAAIREYVERFAGGNVATEDFIQTVEDVSGRELQWFFDQWIYGMGHPELEISVQPGAPDEHHVTVTVEQRQQNAPLFTFPLAIQTWIGPNSRLDTLWFSQVTQSRAIDVGSGNLVSSASLSEYQPLLYQGTGAALSPSNPVVVTGFTLAPAYPNPFNAVTHIPFTMSQPARVVVDLFDISGRFVARVVDGNYAVGPHAAALDLSRYATGVYLLRAGTDAQSAIQRLVLLK is encoded by the coding sequence ATGTCCCTGATCGCCGCCCTCTCTTTGATCTTGTCCGCTGCGTCCCTTTGGGCCGCGCCCTACGCTTGTCAACTGGCGAAATCGGCCACGCGGGAGCACGATGCGTCGCGTCGCACACTGGATGCCGACAGTTTGCATGGCTACGACATGCTCTCGCTCGATCTCGACTACAGCGTCACGGCGGAAGCGGTTCCCATGACCGGAATCGCCACGGTCCAGCTGCTCTGTCGCGAATCGATGGATGACATTCCCTTTAACGCGGAGGGGACGCAAATCCTGTCCGTAACCGAGGGCGACGCCTACCTGCCGTTCGTGCATGGGAACGACACGGTGTGGGTTGAACGCCCGGCTGAGCCGGGTGATACACTGCGTCTCTCTTTCATGCTCTCCGTCCCGGGAAGCTGGGAGCACTCGGAGGTCGGCTTCCACTGGGGAGTGTCCTATTATACCTTCGGAGAACCCTACGGGTCCCGGCGATGGTATCCATGCTGGGATCAGCCCTATGACAAGTTCGATCGGATCCGGACAGCCGTTGAACATCCCGATGATTGGTCCCTGGCGTCGAATGGAGTCCGTGTCGAAACGACATACCCCGCACCGGGCCGGCGGCGGGACGTTTACGAACACGATCACCCGATTTCGACATACCTGGTGATGATGGCCGCCGGTCCGTATGCGGAACGTTATGAGACCGTCAACGGTGTGGACTATCGATACTTCACGTGGCGTGCGGATTCCATGAAGGCTGCCTACGACTGGGAGCGGACACCGCAGATGGTACAGGCATTCAGCGAAAGATACGGAGCTTACCCGTTCCGGGAGTACGGCATGGTCGAAGCCGAGCTGTTCTATGGGTGGGGCGCGATGGAGCACCAGACCTTCACGACGATGGGATACCACTTACTCGATAGCGTCCGAACGTACGAAGGCATCGTGGCTCACGAACTCAGTCACCAATGGTTTGGTGACCACCTGAGCCCGGTGGACTTTCGCCACATTTGGCTGAACGAGGGGTTTGCCACTTTCTGTGACGTGTTGTGGTCTGAGGTATCGGAGGACCGGGCCGCATATCTGACCAAGCTGGCGTTGTTCGCCGAACATTATTTCGCGGAAGACAGGCAGTTCCGCTATGCATCGTATGATCCGCCGCCGCAGTATCTGTTCGGCACCTGCGAATATCAGAAGCCCGCCTGGATGTTGCATATGCTACGGGAACAACTGCTCGGCGACAGCCTGTTTTACGCGGCAATTCGGGAGTACGTCGAGCGCTTTGCCGGTGGAAACGTGGCCACCGAGGATTTCATACAAACGGTTGAAGACGTGTCCGGCCGTGAACTCCAGTGGTTCTTCGATCAGTGGATCTACGGCATGGGCCATCCTGAATTGGAGATCTCCGTTCAGCCCGGCGCGCCGGATGAGCACCATGTGACCGTGACGGTTGAACAGCGTCAGCAGAATGCGCCGTTGTTCACGTTTCCATTGGCGATCCAGACGTGGATTGGACCGAATTCGCGGCTCGATACGCTTTGGTTCAGTCAGGTGACACAGTCGCGCGCAATCGATGTGGGATCGGGAAACCTGGTTTCGTCCGCAAGTCTGTCCGAGTACCAGCCGCTCTTGTATCAGGGCACCGGGGCGGCGTTGTCACCATCAAACCCGGTTGTCGTTACGGGCTTCACGCTTGCGCCGGCCTATCCGAATCCATTCAACGCGGTCACACACATTCCGTTCACGATGTCTCAACCGGCCCGCGTTGTGGTCGATCTCTTCGACATCTCCGGTCGCTTCGTTGCGCGGGTGGTGGACGGCAACTATGCCGTCGGCCCACACGCGGCAGCACTCGACTTGAGTCGATACGCGACCGGCGTTTACTTGCTGCGCGCCGGGACGGATGCGCAGTCGGCGATTCAACGACTGGTCCTGCTGAAGTGA
- a CDS encoding glycosyltransferase: MNPPRFSVVIPAHNEQFELPRTLAAFDVARDHYAGQGGAGSFEFIVVDNLSTDATAEIARAWGARVVREEERQIARVRNTGVRAASGDIVVTCDADSAPHPGIFVSVDRLMRGNTFAGGVRIWAEDIRASWYLPFLMVNAASVVMRLPCGMFFLRREDYLALGGFDENLYALEDVEFARRLRKEARRRGMRIATLTNRPILTSTRKLRLRRGSELIRWFTLGLLRPRKYLTRREYWDAIYYGPGLRDKHEPSS, translated from the coding sequence GTGAACCCCCCGCGGTTTAGCGTCGTGATCCCCGCGCACAATGAGCAGTTTGAACTGCCGCGCACGCTCGCGGCGTTCGACGTCGCGCGCGACCACTATGCCGGGCAGGGAGGAGCGGGCAGCTTCGAGTTCATTGTGGTTGATAACCTGTCCACGGATGCCACGGCCGAGATTGCCCGAGCCTGGGGCGCGCGCGTGGTCCGCGAGGAAGAACGTCAGATCGCGCGCGTTCGAAACACCGGCGTCCGCGCCGCGTCCGGCGACATTGTGGTCACGTGCGACGCGGATAGCGCTCCTCATCCCGGGATATTTGTCTCCGTTGACCGCCTGATGCGCGGAAATACCTTCGCGGGTGGCGTGCGGATCTGGGCGGAAGATATTCGAGCGAGTTGGTATCTGCCCTTTCTGATGGTGAATGCCGCCAGCGTCGTGATGCGATTGCCCTGTGGCATGTTCTTCCTGCGGCGCGAGGATTACCTTGCACTGGGCGGCTTCGATGAGAACTTGTACGCCCTCGAAGACGTCGAATTCGCCCGCCGGCTGCGCAAGGAAGCGCGCCGTCGGGGAATGCGAATCGCCACGCTGACGAACCGCCCAATTCTCACGAGTACCCGCAAGCTGCGACTTCGCCGCGGCTCCGAGTTGATCCGCTGGTTTACGTTGGGGCTATTGCGCCCCCGCAAATATCTCACCCGTCGCGAGTACTGGGACGCCATTTACTACGGCCCCGGACTGCGCGACAAACACGAGCCTTCCTCATGA
- a CDS encoding 23S rRNA (pseudouridine(1915)-N(3))-methyltransferase RlmH: protein MNLAILAVGKLREPYYKAGVQDYLERIARWLPIEQLEVAVGTSEESNGKGTGTLVREADQLEKQLQRPGIVVAMDVLGKQFSTEQFSAWIVESMNRSIGRITFVIGGAWGLDRRILEQADLRLSLSAMTLPHELARLVLAEQIYRALSLWKNLPYHKQ from the coding sequence ATGAACCTCGCCATCCTCGCCGTCGGAAAGCTCCGCGAACCTTATTACAAAGCCGGCGTTCAGGATTACCTCGAGCGAATCGCCCGCTGGCTGCCGATTGAACAGTTGGAAGTCGCCGTCGGTACCTCGGAAGAAAGTAACGGCAAGGGCACCGGAACGCTCGTTCGCGAGGCTGATCAACTCGAAAAGCAGCTCCAGAGACCCGGAATCGTCGTGGCGATGGACGTACTGGGCAAGCAGTTCTCGACCGAGCAATTCTCGGCGTGGATCGTCGAATCCATGAACCGTTCGATCGGTAGGATCACCTTTGTGATCGGCGGAGCGTGGGGATTGGATCGGCGAATCTTGGAGCAAGCGGACCTGAGACTATCCCTGTCCGCGATGACACTACCGCACGAATTGGCGCGGCTGGTGCTGGCCGAGCAAATTTATCGGGCCTTGTCCTTGTGGAAGAACCTGCCGTATCATAAGCAATAA
- a CDS encoding Mrp/NBP35 family ATP-binding protein: protein MSDLNHETVLETLKGVKFPRLSRDIVSFGIVKGIEIESKRIVVKINVASRDPNIPIIIEQDVTKALHAIAGAREIQVAMTWVQPESAPQTPMRDPHARPPSDQPLLPGVRTKIAVASGKGGVGKSTVAAGLAMMLQKLGHTVGLVDFDVYGPSVPTLMGVHTRARAFNNRILPIEHNGLKLMSMGFLVDPDTPMIWRGPMVHQATEQFLRDVEWGELDALIVDLPPGTGDAQMTLSQKINLDGAIIVSTPQDLALIDARKGAAMFEKLNVPILGIVENMSGFTCDHCGEITYIFGKGGAEAEARRLGVPLLAAIPLVPALVAASDAGDPTSAIEAHAGLRQQFLDIATRVADQIGLVSPAPLTR, encoded by the coding sequence ATGTCCGACCTCAATCACGAAACAGTCTTAGAGACCCTCAAGGGGGTCAAATTTCCGCGATTGTCCCGCGATATCGTGTCGTTCGGGATTGTCAAGGGCATCGAGATCGAGAGCAAACGGATCGTCGTGAAAATCAATGTGGCGTCGCGGGATCCGAATATTCCGATCATCATCGAGCAGGACGTGACAAAGGCGCTGCATGCCATTGCTGGAGCGCGCGAGATTCAGGTTGCCATGACCTGGGTGCAGCCCGAATCTGCGCCGCAGACGCCGATGCGCGACCCGCATGCGCGACCGCCTTCGGACCAACCATTGTTGCCCGGAGTTCGCACAAAGATCGCCGTGGCCTCGGGCAAGGGCGGTGTGGGGAAGAGCACGGTGGCCGCCGGGCTTGCCATGATGCTGCAGAAGCTCGGTCATACGGTCGGGCTTGTGGATTTCGACGTGTACGGCCCCAGCGTACCGACACTCATGGGCGTACACACCCGGGCCCGCGCCTTCAACAACCGGATCCTGCCGATCGAGCACAATGGCCTGAAACTGATGTCGATGGGCTTTCTTGTCGATCCGGACACGCCCATGATCTGGCGCGGACCGATGGTTCACCAGGCCACCGAACAATTCCTGCGCGATGTGGAATGGGGTGAACTGGATGCGCTGATCGTTGACCTGCCGCCGGGTACAGGCGACGCCCAAATGACGCTTTCGCAAAAGATCAATCTGGACGGCGCGATCATCGTTTCGACACCGCAGGACCTGGCCTTGATCGATGCTCGTAAAGGCGCCGCCATGTTCGAAAAGCTCAATGTCCCGATTCTGGGCATCGTGGAAAACATGTCCGGATTCACTTGCGATCATTGCGGCGAAATCACGTATATTTTCGGCAAGGGTGGCGCGGAAGCTGAAGCCCGTCGATTGGGCGTGCCGCTCTTGGCTGCGATTCCGCTCGTACCGGCGCTCGTGGCCGCTTCCGATGCCGGCGACCCGACATCCGCAATCGAGGCCCATGCCGGATTGCGACAGCAGTTTCTCGACATTGCGACGCGTGTTGCCGACCAGATCGGACTGGTTTCACCGGCTCCACTGACGAGGTGA
- a CDS encoding metal-sulfur cluster assembly factor has product MPTPEQVYQALAQVYDPELALPITDLGLVYDVQVEGSRADVKVTLTSPGCALGGTIVEYARRAALGVEGIEDAIVDIVWDPPWSIDMMSDEARMRLGML; this is encoded by the coding sequence ATGCCCACTCCCGAACAAGTCTATCAGGCCTTGGCGCAAGTCTATGACCCGGAGCTGGCGCTCCCGATCACCGATCTCGGACTCGTCTATGATGTGCAAGTTGAGGGCTCCCGCGCCGATGTCAAAGTCACGCTCACTTCTCCCGGCTGCGCACTCGGCGGTACGATTGTGGAGTACGCCCGCCGCGCCGCGCTCGGAGTGGAGGGTATCGAAGACGCGATTGTCGATATTGTTTGGGATCCGCCGTGGTCCATCGACATGATGAGTGACGAAGCACGAATGCGCCTCGGTATGCTTTGA
- the pyrR gene encoding bifunctional pyr operon transcriptional regulator/uracil phosphoribosyltransferase PyrR, whose product MTVITKATLVDQAGFNRTITRLAHEIIERNRGTAQLGLIGMQTRGVFIARRIAAKIAEIEQSNLPVGVLDPVMYRDDYRRALKQPQVQVTEIPFDLDHMNVVLVDDVLYTGRTVRAALDALMDIGRPRRIQLAVLVDRGHRELPIKADFVGKNVPTSINEEVAVRMSEVDGDDAVLLVEVQNP is encoded by the coding sequence ATGACCGTCATTACCAAAGCAACGCTCGTTGACCAAGCCGGGTTTAATCGCACGATCACCCGGCTCGCGCACGAGATCATTGAGCGCAATCGCGGGACCGCACAACTCGGCCTGATCGGGATGCAGACCCGGGGAGTCTTCATTGCCCGGCGAATCGCCGCGAAAATCGCCGAAATCGAACAGTCGAATTTGCCCGTCGGCGTGCTCGATCCGGTCATGTATCGCGACGACTATCGCCGCGCACTGAAACAGCCGCAGGTGCAGGTGACCGAGATTCCCTTTGATCTGGATCACATGAACGTGGTGCTCGTGGACGATGTGCTATACACCGGGCGGACGGTCCGCGCGGCGCTCGATGCACTCATGGATATCGGCAGACCGCGGCGCATTCAGCTCGCGGTACTCGTCGATCGCGGACACCGGGAATTGCCGATCAAAGCGGACTTCGTCGGCAAGAACGTACCCACCAGTATCAATGAAGAAGTCGCCGTGCGCATGTCGGAAGTGGACGGCGATGATGCCGTGTTGCTGGTCGAGGTGCAGAATCCATGA
- a CDS encoding aspartate carbamoyltransferase catalytic subunit — protein sequence MSLLSHKHMLGLRDYSEQDITIILDTAERMREILDRPVKKVPTLRGVTVVNLFFESSTRTRTSFELAEKRLSADTLNFSASGSAVEKGETLLDTARNIEAMRIDVVVMRHKSPGSPHFLARHLDSIIVNAGDGRHEHPTQALLDMLTLREKFGTLKGLRVCLVGDILHSRVAMSNIVGLKTMGANVVLCGPATLIPRGIERFGVEITHSLDDAIQHCDALNILRIQLERQQSGLFPSLREYQKYFGLTRERLDKAPNPLTVLHPGPINRGVEITSDVADGEHSVILRQVTNGVAVRMAVLYLLAGGRAEPESK from the coding sequence ATGAGTCTGCTGTCCCACAAGCACATGCTTGGTCTGCGTGACTATTCCGAGCAGGATATCACGATCATCCTCGATACTGCCGAGCGCATGCGCGAAATTCTCGATCGACCGGTCAAGAAAGTGCCCACGCTCCGCGGCGTCACGGTCGTCAACCTCTTCTTCGAGTCCTCAACGCGGACGCGCACCAGCTTTGAACTCGCCGAAAAACGACTATCCGCGGATACGCTGAACTTCTCCGCCTCGGGCAGCGCCGTCGAAAAAGGGGAAACGCTGCTCGATACCGCCCGCAACATTGAAGCGATGAGAATCGACGTCGTGGTGATGCGCCACAAGTCGCCGGGCAGTCCGCACTTCCTCGCCCGGCACCTCGATTCGATCATCGTGAATGCCGGTGACGGCCGCCACGAACACCCCACGCAGGCGCTGCTCGATATGCTCACACTGCGGGAGAAATTCGGAACCCTAAAGGGGCTGCGGGTCTGCCTCGTCGGAGATATCCTGCATTCGCGCGTGGCGATGTCAAATATCGTCGGACTCAAGACGATGGGCGCCAACGTGGTGCTCTGCGGTCCGGCCACCCTGATCCCGCGCGGGATCGAACGCTTCGGCGTCGAAATCACGCATAGCCTCGACGACGCCATTCAGCACTGCGACGCGTTGAATATCCTGCGGATCCAGTTAGAGCGACAGCAGAGCGGGTTGTTCCCGTCCTTGCGTGAATACCAGAAGTATTTCGGCCTGACTCGCGAGCGGCTCGACAAGGCGCCCAATCCGTTGACGGTACTGCATCCCGGTCCGATCAACCGCGGAGTAGAGATCACCTCCGATGTCGCCGATGGCGAGCACTCGGTGATCCTGCGGCAGGTTACCAACGGCGTCGCCGTGCGGATGGCCGTGCTCTACCTGCTCGCGGGCGGCCGTGCCGAACCGGAGAGCAAATGA
- a CDS encoding dihydroorotase, whose product MKSSSMNPKYASIDHPAPARSIYFEGARLIDPRSGIDQAAGLLIRDGLISVNPQQIPEGTDRFDLRGHWITPGWFDLHVHLREPGREVAETIVSGCHAAMAGGFTGVACMPNTDPPLDNAGLVGWVRDQAKGLPIDVHVIAAATRERKGKELVDMSELVEAGVRAFTDDGSPIRSSAVLRHAMEYANMLGARIFEHAEDSELVQGGAMNESEWSTSLGLPGMPAIGETIDVVRCILISEYTGAAIHLCHVSTKESVHWIREAKRRGIRVTAEVCPHHLLLNDSACKEFDTNFKMNPPLRAEADRLACIEGFRDGTLDVYCTDHAPHPWESKAQEFDVAPFGVVGLETAMGIALTHFVPTMMDLNTLLERVVYAPRAILAQPVPSLVSGAPANLTLIDPDATMTVDPATFRSRSRNTAFAGWPLKGKAMGVVNRGLAYIA is encoded by the coding sequence ATGAAGTCCAGCTCCATGAACCCCAAGTACGCGTCCATCGATCATCCCGCACCGGCCCGCTCGATCTACTTTGAAGGCGCTCGTTTGATTGATCCGCGCTCCGGAATCGACCAGGCCGCCGGCCTGCTCATTCGCGACGGCCTGATCTCGGTCAATCCCCAACAGATCCCCGAGGGAACCGATCGCTTCGACCTGCGCGGGCACTGGATCACTCCGGGCTGGTTTGATCTGCATGTGCATTTGCGTGAGCCGGGCCGCGAAGTCGCGGAGACGATTGTCAGCGGATGTCACGCCGCTATGGCCGGCGGCTTTACGGGCGTCGCCTGCATGCCCAATACCGATCCGCCGCTCGATAACGCGGGCCTCGTCGGCTGGGTTCGCGACCAGGCCAAGGGCCTGCCCATCGACGTCCACGTCATCGCCGCGGCGACGCGTGAACGCAAGGGTAAAGAACTGGTGGATATGTCAGAACTGGTCGAAGCGGGTGTTCGCGCGTTCACGGACGACGGCTCGCCGATTCGCAGCAGCGCGGTCCTGCGGCATGCCATGGAATATGCCAATATGCTCGGCGCGCGCATCTTCGAGCATGCAGAGGACAGTGAACTCGTTCAGGGCGGCGCCATGAACGAGAGCGAGTGGTCCACCAGCCTTGGACTCCCCGGCATGCCCGCGATCGGCGAGACGATTGATGTGGTCCGCTGCATACTCATTTCGGAATATACCGGCGCGGCGATCCACCTCTGCCACGTCTCGACGAAGGAATCCGTGCACTGGATTCGTGAGGCCAAGCGCAGGGGCATCCGGGTTACCGCGGAGGTGTGTCCACACCACTTGCTGCTGAATGACTCGGCGTGCAAAGAATTCGACACGAATTTCAAAATGAATCCACCGCTTCGCGCTGAAGCGGACCGGCTGGCCTGTATCGAGGGCTTCCGCGACGGCACACTCGATGTTTACTGCACGGACCACGCGCCGCATCCGTGGGAATCCAAAGCGCAGGAGTTCGATGTCGCGCCGTTCGGAGTGGTCGGTCTGGAAACGGCGATGGGGATTGCGCTCACTCACTTTGTTCCGACCATGATGGACTTGAACACGTTGCTGGAGCGCGTCGTGTACGCGCCCCGCGCGATTCTGGCACAGCCGGTTCCAAGTCTCGTGAGTGGTGCGCCCGCGAACCTGACGCTGATTGATCCGGATGCAACCATGACCGTTGACCCGGCCACGTTCCGGTCGCGGTCGCGCAACACTGCTTTCGCGGGTTGGCCGTTGAAAGGCAAGGCCATGGGTGTGGTGAACCGCGGGCTGGCCTACATCGCCTGA